A genomic stretch from Limnobacter thiooxidans includes:
- a CDS encoding DUF6776 family protein, with protein sequence MWGPQGNYIQGLFSTQEIALLNEQVTELRAKTADLQDEVSRSNELIKLDKEARSTLNLLITNLESENAKLKEDLAFFEGFIPGSLQGGISLKRLQVTKDTVPDQYRYKALVIQGSQRPEISLDVQVLIKVLSKGQSSVIVLPSSGDMDDPQFKIKLTRFSRISGMFTLPEDGKLQSVEMRILEAGAIRAQSTIKF encoded by the coding sequence GTGTGGGGCCCTCAAGGAAATTACATTCAAGGCCTGTTCTCAACGCAGGAAATCGCACTACTGAATGAACAGGTCACCGAATTGCGCGCAAAAACAGCCGACCTTCAGGATGAAGTGTCCCGCAGCAACGAACTGATCAAACTGGACAAGGAAGCGCGGAGCACCCTGAACCTGCTGATTACCAACCTTGAATCTGAAAATGCAAAACTGAAAGAAGACCTGGCATTTTTTGAGGGCTTCATACCGGGAAGCTTGCAAGGCGGTATTTCGCTAAAGCGCTTGCAAGTGACAAAAGACACCGTTCCAGATCAATATCGATACAAGGCACTGGTTATTCAAGGTAGCCAGCGCCCCGAGATCAGCCTGGATGTGCAGGTTTTGATTAAAGTGTTGAGCAAAGGGCAATCCAGTGTCATAGTTTTACCCAGTTCAGGAGACATGGACGACCCACAGTTCAAGATCAAATTGACGCGCTTTTCCAGAATCTCCGGCATGTTTACCTTGCCGGAAGACGGCAAACTTCAGAGTGTCGAAATGAGAATTCTTGAAGCAGGAGCCATCCGCGCCCAATCTACAATCAAATTTTGA
- the queG gene encoding tRNA epoxyqueuosine(34) reductase QueG, with protein MQAHQEQENWALLQRVAQAQGLGCLGVSDTNLQACEPHLQAWLDRGMHGEMAYMERHGMNRLNADIVFPGAIRIVSLRIPYVPVETLNQPDAATYTEKTLTELGELKNPYVSLYARGRDYHKVIRQRLKRFAEAVNAELAGFGFRVTVDSAPTPEVEIARKAGLGWRGKHTLLIHPDEGSLFFLGEVFTNLPLPVSDEFAKNHCGSCHSCMTACPTKAIVKPYEVDARLCISYLTIEHDSEIPLELRPLIGTRIYGCDDCQLACPWNKFAKPAQFADFNPRKEFDEPDWFAMMKWTEDEFLKLTEGSAIRRIGYRRFRRNLAVAAGNSQGVAGIESALREMRGSADAFLSEHIDWALEQLRC; from the coding sequence ATGCAGGCTCATCAAGAACAAGAAAACTGGGCATTGTTGCAACGCGTCGCACAAGCGCAGGGGCTTGGCTGCCTGGGCGTGAGCGACACCAACCTGCAGGCCTGCGAACCCCATTTGCAAGCCTGGCTGGACCGGGGCATGCATGGCGAAATGGCTTACATGGAACGCCACGGCATGAACCGCCTGAATGCGGACATTGTGTTTCCCGGTGCGATTCGAATCGTATCATTGCGAATACCTTATGTGCCTGTAGAAACGCTGAACCAGCCCGATGCGGCGACATACACCGAAAAAACCCTGACTGAACTGGGGGAGCTGAAGAACCCCTATGTCAGTTTGTACGCCCGGGGACGGGACTATCACAAGGTCATTCGGCAACGACTGAAACGATTTGCAGAAGCGGTGAATGCCGAACTCGCAGGTTTTGGGTTTCGCGTAACTGTGGACAGCGCACCGACACCCGAAGTTGAAATTGCCCGCAAAGCGGGCCTGGGTTGGCGAGGGAAGCACACCCTGCTGATTCACCCCGACGAAGGTTCGCTTTTCTTTCTCGGCGAAGTGTTCACCAACCTGCCCCTGCCGGTGAGCGACGAATTTGCCAAAAACCACTGCGGCAGTTGCCACAGCTGCATGACCGCCTGCCCCACCAAGGCGATCGTAAAACCTTATGAGGTAGATGCCCGCCTTTGTATTTCCTACTTGACGATTGAACACGACAGCGAAATTCCGCTTGAATTGCGACCCTTGATTGGCACCCGCATTTATGGATGTGACGACTGTCAGCTGGCCTGCCCGTGGAACAAGTTTGCCAAGCCAGCACAGTTCGCTGACTTCAACCCACGCAAGGAGTTCGATGAGCCAGATTGGTTTGCAATGATGAAATGGACCGAAGACGAGTTTTTGAAGTTGACCGAAGGCAGTGCAATACGACGCATTGGTTACCGACGTTTCAGAAGAAATTTGGCCGTGGCTGCGGGAAACAGCCAGGGTGTTGCGGGCATTGAAAGTGCATTGCGCGAAATGCGGGGAAGTGCAGATGCGTTTTTGAGCGAACACATTGATTGGGCACTTGAGCAACTACGTTGTTGA
- the purM gene encoding phosphoribosylformylglycinamidine cyclo-ligase: MNSPLTYKDAGVDMQAGDDLVDAIKPLAKRTMRPGVLAGIGGFGAMFEVPKGYREPVLVSGTDGVGTKLRLAFEWNIHNTVGIDLVAMSANDILVQGAEPLYFLDYFACGKLDVKTAASVVGGIAYGCEQAGCALIGGETAEMPGMYPDGEYDLAGFAVGIVEKSEILDASKVKAGDVILGLASNGIHSNGFSLVRKILERAQPDLNQLCDGMPLREAIMAPTRMYVKPVLELIKKVPVHALAHITGGGLVENIPRVLPENLVAELDRGSWPETELFKWLQENGQVPFDEMNRVFNCGIGMVIVLPAEQAKPAMDLLVAAGEKVYQVGVVRPRVEGEAHTIVTPAH, from the coding sequence ATGAATTCTCCCTTGACCTACAAAGACGCTGGCGTGGACATGCAAGCCGGTGATGACCTGGTAGATGCCATCAAACCCCTCGCCAAACGCACAATGCGCCCAGGTGTGTTGGCAGGCATTGGCGGCTTCGGCGCCATGTTTGAAGTGCCCAAGGGTTATCGTGAGCCTGTGCTTGTTTCTGGCACTGACGGTGTGGGTACCAAGCTGCGCCTCGCTTTTGAGTGGAATATTCACAACACGGTGGGCATCGATCTCGTCGCCATGAGCGCCAACGACATTCTGGTTCAAGGCGCCGAACCTTTGTATTTTCTGGACTACTTTGCCTGTGGCAAGCTCGATGTCAAAACCGCGGCCAGTGTGGTCGGCGGTATTGCCTACGGTTGCGAGCAGGCAGGTTGCGCCCTGATTGGTGGTGAAACCGCTGAAATGCCTGGCATGTATCCCGATGGCGAATACGATCTGGCTGGTTTTGCTGTGGGTATTGTTGAAAAATCCGAGATTCTGGACGCCAGCAAGGTCAAGGCCGGCGACGTGATACTGGGTCTGGCGTCTAACGGCATTCATTCGAATGGCTTCTCGCTGGTTCGCAAAATTCTGGAGCGCGCCCAGCCCGACCTGAATCAGTTGTGCGATGGCATGCCCTTGCGCGAAGCCATCATGGCGCCCACCCGCATGTACGTGAAACCTGTACTTGAATTGATCAAGAAAGTGCCTGTACATGCCTTGGCGCACATTACAGGCGGCGGCTTGGTTGAAAACATTCCGCGTGTATTGCCCGAGAACCTGGTCGCCGAACTGGACCGTGGGTCGTGGCCTGAAACAGAACTGTTCAAATGGCTTCAGGAAAATGGCCAGGTGCCATTTGATGAAATGAACCGTGTATTCAATTGTGGCATTGGCATGGTCATCGTGTTGCCGGCAGAACAAGCGAAGCCTGCCATGGACTTGCTGGTTGCCGCTGGTGAAAAGGTGTACCAGGTGGGTGTTGTGCGCCCGCGTGTTGAGGGTGAAGCACACACCATTGTTACGCCCGCTCACTAA
- a CDS encoding HAD family hydrolase yields MKLALFDLDNTLLPIDSDHGWSQFLINKGVLDRAEFEARNDQFYADYKAGTLNIDEFLDFQLRPLRNNTRAQLAVWHNEFMADVIRPNIKPSAIELVKKHQNENAVCVIITATNSFITQPIAQAFGIEALIATEPELIDGEYTGKVSGLPSFREGKVTRLNEWLAEKGWTMESFETSHFYSDSINDLPLLECVSHPVAANPDEKLADIAKSQGWPVLELFK; encoded by the coding sequence ATGAAACTCGCACTGTTTGACCTTGACAACACCCTGTTGCCGATTGATTCTGATCACGGCTGGTCGCAATTCCTGATCAACAAAGGGGTGCTGGACCGCGCCGAATTTGAAGCCCGGAACGACCAGTTCTATGCTGACTACAAAGCCGGCACGCTGAATATTGACGAATTTCTCGACTTTCAATTGCGCCCCCTGCGCAACAACACGCGCGCGCAGTTGGCCGTATGGCACAACGAGTTCATGGCTGACGTGATTCGCCCGAACATCAAGCCCTCTGCGATCGAGCTGGTCAAGAAGCATCAAAATGAAAACGCCGTGTGCGTCATCATCACTGCGACCAACAGCTTCATCACTCAACCGATTGCTCAGGCCTTTGGCATTGAAGCCTTGATTGCCACGGAACCTGAACTGATTGATGGCGAGTACACGGGCAAAGTCAGCGGGCTACCCAGCTTCCGGGAAGGCAAGGTGACCCGCCTGAACGAGTGGCTGGCCGAAAAGGGGTGGACGATGGAAAGTTTCGAGACCAGCCACTTTTACAGCGATTCAATCAATGACCTGCCGCTGCTGGAATGCGTCAGCCACCCCGTGGCAGCGAACCCCGACGAGAAACTGGCCGACATCGCGAAGTCGCAAGGCTGGCCCGTATTAGAGCTGTTCAAATGA
- a CDS encoding bactofilin family protein, whose translation MFSKKNTKRLLPIQSLVGADMVLKGDLSFQGGLRIDGEVIGNVTADENAQSLLVISETGKVRGSVRVGHVVVSGLIEGPIQVNQLLELHPSANVSGDVRYRALEMHPGAVVHGTLHHEGEEVMPGKLALASSN comes from the coding sequence ATGTTTTCCAAGAAAAACACAAAACGGCTGTTACCTATCCAGAGCTTGGTGGGCGCTGACATGGTCCTGAAAGGCGACTTAAGCTTTCAAGGTGGCTTGCGCATTGATGGAGAGGTCATCGGCAATGTCACTGCAGATGAAAATGCACAATCGCTGCTGGTAATCTCGGAGACCGGTAAAGTACGCGGCAGTGTTCGCGTTGGGCACGTGGTGGTCAGCGGATTGATTGAAGGCCCCATCCAGGTTAATCAGTTGCTGGAACTGCACCCTTCCGCAAATGTGTCAGGTGACGTAAGATATAGGGCATTGGAGATGCATCCAGGCGCCGTGGTTCACGGCACCTTGCATCATGAAGGTGAAGAAGTGATGCCGGGTAAGCTGGCTTTGGCATCAAGCAATTAA
- the tsaE gene encoding tRNA (adenosine(37)-N6)-threonylcarbamoyltransferase complex ATPase subunit type 1 TsaE encodes MKMYIRYLPDDNATDSVGEKLAQLVVAPLRVYLSGPLGAGKTALVRAFLRAMGVRGAIKSPSYALVEPYNLSNYSVYHFDFYRFFDQNEWEESGFRDYFKEHAVCLVEWPEKAGGLLPTADLEIELAYHFETGPDGVTSNGAETAGRRVEIRALSDKGQMLVDQLNEQQ; translated from the coding sequence ATGAAAATGTATATCCGTTATTTGCCCGATGACAACGCAACCGACAGTGTAGGGGAAAAGCTGGCCCAGCTTGTTGTGGCACCGCTTCGCGTCTACCTTTCCGGGCCTCTGGGTGCCGGGAAAACCGCCTTGGTGCGGGCTTTTCTGCGTGCCATGGGTGTACGGGGCGCCATCAAAAGCCCAAGCTATGCGTTGGTAGAACCTTACAATTTATCGAATTATTCGGTGTATCATTTTGATTTTTATCGATTCTTCGATCAGAATGAATGGGAAGAGTCTGGTTTCAGGGACTATTTTAAAGAACATGCCGTTTGCTTGGTGGAATGGCCTGAAAAGGCGGGTGGCTTGTTGCCCACAGCCGATCTGGAAATCGAGCTTGCTTATCATTTTGAAACTGGCCCAGACGGGGTCACTTCAAATGGTGCTGAAACCGCAGGTCGGCGTGTAGAAATTCGCGCCCTTTCTGACAAAGGGCAAATGTTGGTAGATCAATTGAACGAACAACAATAG
- a CDS encoding N-acetylmuramoyl-L-alanine amidase, producing MKSRRDLLKTVGAGMLLKLIPVGAYAADLVKFVDVRLWPADEYTRVTLEHAGAIKYKHFLIENPWRMVIDLLDLRLDSTLKELTSRLHPDDPYVQQIRVAQYDANTVRLVFDLKAEVKPEIFTIDPIAEYKNRFVVDFYPKKSVDPLLSLLDKSEDPAMREDEISRALRLAESETKGTDKSDKPEKPAVDKSSKTEVAKAQPNAPVEKKPSIEMKRMVTVAIDPGHGGEDPGAVGKGGTYEKNVVLAISKRLKAEIDKIPGMRAMLTRNGDFFVPLNTRVQKARSVNADLFVSVHADAFIRPTAGGSSVYVLSERGASSTAAKWIANKENASDLIGGVNIKGTDSQLAKVLLDLSTTAQINDSLKLGDAVLGNLGKVNRLHKPKVEQAGFAVLKAPDIPSILIETAFISNPEEEKKLANPAHQQELAEAIAQGIAKYFAKNPPVARTPLT from the coding sequence ATGAAGTCACGTCGCGATTTGTTGAAAACCGTTGGGGCAGGAATGCTCCTGAAACTGATTCCCGTCGGTGCTTACGCAGCCGACCTGGTCAAGTTCGTCGACGTGCGCCTGTGGCCTGCCGATGAATACACCCGGGTTACGCTTGAGCACGCCGGGGCCATCAAATACAAGCACTTCCTGATAGAAAATCCGTGGCGCATGGTCATTGATTTGCTCGATCTGCGCCTGGACAGCACGCTGAAAGAACTGACCAGTCGCCTTCATCCAGATGACCCATATGTACAACAAATTCGGGTCGCCCAATACGATGCCAATACCGTACGCCTGGTGTTCGACCTTAAAGCAGAAGTGAAGCCTGAAATTTTCACGATTGATCCGATTGCTGAATACAAGAACCGTTTTGTTGTCGATTTTTATCCCAAGAAAAGCGTGGATCCACTGCTGTCACTCTTGGATAAATCGGAAGATCCGGCAATGCGGGAAGATGAAATTTCACGGGCACTGCGTTTGGCGGAATCTGAGACCAAGGGAACCGACAAATCCGATAAACCCGAGAAACCAGCGGTCGACAAATCCTCAAAAACTGAAGTGGCCAAAGCGCAACCCAACGCGCCAGTCGAGAAAAAGCCAAGCATTGAGATGAAACGCATGGTGACCGTTGCGATTGACCCAGGGCACGGTGGTGAAGACCCCGGCGCAGTGGGCAAGGGCGGAACCTACGAGAAAAACGTCGTATTGGCCATCAGCAAGCGCTTGAAAGCCGAAATCGACAAAATACCGGGCATGCGCGCCATGCTGACCCGCAATGGCGATTTCTTCGTACCACTTAATACACGCGTTCAAAAAGCACGAAGTGTCAATGCAGACCTGTTTGTGTCAGTTCATGCCGATGCATTTATTCGCCCCACGGCGGGTGGTTCATCGGTTTACGTGCTCTCCGAGCGCGGTGCGTCTAGCACGGCGGCCAAATGGATTGCCAACAAGGAAAATGCGTCTGATCTGATCGGTGGCGTCAATATCAAGGGCACCGATTCTCAATTGGCCAAGGTGCTTCTTGATCTTTCTACCACAGCCCAAATTAACGACAGCCTGAAATTGGGGGATGCCGTATTGGGCAACCTGGGTAAAGTCAATCGCCTGCACAAACCCAAGGTAGAGCAGGCTGGTTTCGCTGTGTTGAAGGCGCCAGACATTCCTTCCATCCTGATCGAAACCGCGTTCATCAGCAATCCGGAAGAAGAGAAAAAACTGGCTAACCCGGCCCACCAGCAGGAATTGGCGGAGGCCATTGCCCAAGGCATAGCCAAGTACTTTGCGAAGAACCCGCCCGTGGCTCGCACGCCTCTGACTTAA
- a CDS encoding HdaA/DnaA family protein, whose translation MQQLLLDVFTPPRPTLTNFLVGQNGQLVHELQQLIKLESLSPFMYVYGPAGCGKSHLLRGVAAEMGVNVVAGGNRFVFKPSEQALVIDNIDQLTPYSQVQLFNAFNSSLAENKPGKIILASEFPPAELKLRDDLRTRIEAGLCLRVQPLSDHEKHEALQSMAKSRGLQLSEEVIEYALRYFQRDMGSLMAVMDGLDRFSLEQQKPVSVNLLRHWMKRRESLVIREYETRTV comes from the coding sequence ATGCAACAGTTGCTTCTTGATGTCTTCACGCCGCCCCGGCCCACACTGACCAACTTCCTGGTGGGTCAGAATGGTCAGCTCGTGCATGAACTTCAGCAACTGATCAAACTCGAAAGCCTTAGTCCTTTCATGTATGTCTACGGGCCTGCGGGTTGCGGAAAAAGCCACTTGTTGCGTGGCGTGGCCGCCGAAATGGGCGTCAATGTGGTGGCTGGCGGCAACAGGTTTGTCTTCAAACCTAGTGAACAGGCCTTGGTGATCGACAACATCGATCAACTAACGCCTTACTCCCAGGTTCAGCTGTTTAATGCATTCAATTCAAGCCTTGCAGAGAACAAACCCGGTAAAATCATCTTGGCCAGTGAATTTCCACCGGCCGAGCTCAAGCTGCGGGATGACTTGCGTACACGAATCGAAGCGGGCTTGTGCCTTCGGGTTCAACCCTTGAGCGACCATGAAAAACACGAGGCCCTGCAATCCATGGCGAAATCTCGCGGGCTGCAGTTGAGCGAAGAAGTGATTGAATATGCACTGCGCTATTTTCAGCGCGACATGGGTTCGCTCATGGCCGTCATGGATGGATTGGATCGCTTCTCCCTTGAACAACAAAAACCAGTGAGCGTGAATTTGCTGCGACACTGGATGAAACGACGAGAAAGTCTGGTAATTCGGGAATATGAAACTCGCACTGTTTGA
- the erpA gene encoding iron-sulfur cluster insertion protein ErpA, translated as MMDVTTEQPSVLVFTDAAAAKVRDLINEEGNPNLKLRVFVQGGGCSGFQYGFTFDEDVNDDDTALDKAGVTLLIDSMSYQYLTGAEIDYKEDINGAQFVIKNPNATTTCGCGSSFSV; from the coding sequence ATGATGGACGTAACTACAGAACAACCCAGCGTACTGGTTTTCACTGACGCAGCGGCCGCCAAAGTGCGCGATCTGATCAATGAAGAAGGCAACCCCAACCTGAAGCTGCGCGTTTTCGTGCAGGGTGGTGGTTGCTCCGGTTTCCAGTATGGCTTCACTTTTGACGAAGATGTGAACGACGACGACACGGCGCTGGACAAGGCGGGTGTGACATTGTTGATCGACTCAATGAGCTACCAATACCTGACCGGTGCGGAAATTGATTACAAAGAGGACATCAACGGTGCACAGTTCGTGATCAAGAACCCGAACGCCACGACCACTTGCGGTTGCGGTTCATCTTTCTCTGTTTAA
- a CDS encoding AEC family transporter: MSPLLLFPDFAIIALGYLLRRFWMAPAAWATIEKLVYFVLFPCLLFFSVVSSNLDVNTLGAFALGGPAVIFSAFLLGWLGLLVSTMGRVDFASGLQTAYRFNSYIGLALVSRLGGQSAVANLAILLAICVPLCNVLAVSTMSKGGRVGALLDILKNPLIVGTTLGAVVKLTGVQMPEPVMLTLERLAQAAVSLGLLAVGAGLVFSGLRGNWAVSIWWLAIKLLVSPLVAVMYAHFTNLNDAQTMVLLVFSAIPSASSAYILAARMGGNAPLVACLISMSTVGAAFTLPMVFAMHQQFNHWF; the protein is encoded by the coding sequence TTGTCACCACTTCTTCTATTTCCTGATTTCGCCATCATCGCTCTGGGCTACCTGCTTCGGCGTTTCTGGATGGCACCCGCTGCATGGGCGACGATTGAAAAGCTGGTGTACTTCGTGCTGTTTCCCTGCCTGCTGTTTTTTTCGGTGGTGTCCAGCAACCTGGATGTGAACACATTGGGCGCATTTGCCCTGGGTGGTCCGGCGGTGATCTTTTCCGCTTTCCTGTTGGGCTGGCTTGGTTTGCTGGTCAGCACCATGGGCCGGGTGGATTTTGCGTCGGGACTACAAACAGCCTACCGTTTTAATTCCTACATTGGCCTGGCCTTGGTCAGCCGCTTGGGCGGCCAAAGTGCAGTGGCCAACCTGGCCATTTTGTTGGCTATTTGTGTGCCGCTTTGCAATGTGTTGGCTGTGAGCACCATGAGCAAAGGCGGCCGCGTGGGCGCCTTGCTCGATATTTTGAAAAACCCTCTGATAGTGGGCACAACGTTAGGCGCTGTGGTCAAACTGACAGGGGTTCAGATGCCAGAACCTGTGATGCTGACTTTGGAGCGACTCGCCCAGGCAGCAGTGTCGCTGGGTCTGCTGGCTGTGGGCGCGGGGTTGGTATTCTCAGGACTTCGGGGTAACTGGGCGGTGTCGATTTGGTGGCTCGCAATCAAGTTGCTAGTTTCGCCTTTGGTGGCAGTCATGTATGCCCATTTCACGAATCTGAACGACGCCCAAACCATGGTTCTTTTGGTGTTTTCAGCCATTCCATCCGCATCGAGTGCGTACATTCTGGCAGCGCGCATGGGAGGAAATGCCCCCTTGGTGGCTTGCCTGATTTCCATGTCAACGGTGGGGGCGGCGTTCACGCTACCAATGGTGTTTGCTATGCATCAACAGTTTAACCACTGGTTCTAG
- the miaA gene encoding tRNA (adenosine(37)-N6)-dimethylallyltransferase MiaA encodes MNPVPVPTIPALAILGPTASGKSALALWLADLGFPIEIISLDSALVFRDMDIGTAKPNPQELAAVPHHLIDIILPTDTFSAADFVGACNALITDIRARGKIPLIVGGTMMYYKTLVSGLDDLPPANPDIRAAIESQAALEGWPALHAQLAEIDPVTAERLKPNDSQRLQRALEVFQITGKPLSSFHQRNQNADALIPTLAIEPSDRAVLHKRIESRFHDMLTQGLVEEVADLRRRYVLDAEMPSMRCVGYRQVWEFLDGHSTRRQMIDRGIAATRQLAKRQITWLRSTPNKHVIDPLQADWLQNVKPWLEQQMDSLLPK; translated from the coding sequence ATGAACCCTGTTCCTGTCCCAACTATTCCTGCGTTGGCCATTCTCGGCCCAACCGCTTCCGGCAAATCGGCCTTGGCCCTGTGGCTGGCTGATCTCGGCTTTCCCATCGAAATTATCAGCCTGGATTCTGCGCTGGTGTTTCGTGACATGGACATCGGCACTGCAAAGCCCAACCCACAGGAACTTGCCGCAGTGCCCCACCACTTGATCGATATCATCTTGCCCACCGACACATTCAGTGCGGCTGATTTTGTGGGCGCGTGCAACGCGTTGATTACGGACATTCGAGCTCGCGGCAAAATTCCGCTTATCGTGGGTGGAACCATGATGTACTACAAGACGCTGGTCAGTGGCCTGGACGACTTGCCACCAGCTAACCCCGACATTCGCGCAGCCATTGAATCACAGGCCGCTCTTGAAGGTTGGCCCGCCTTGCACGCCCAGCTCGCTGAAATTGATCCAGTTACTGCTGAGCGCTTAAAGCCCAATGACTCCCAGCGCTTGCAGCGTGCTTTGGAGGTGTTTCAAATCACGGGCAAACCGTTGTCCAGTTTTCACCAGCGCAATCAAAATGCCGACGCCTTGATTCCCACCTTGGCCATAGAGCCCTCGGACCGTGCAGTGCTGCACAAGCGGATCGAATCCCGTTTTCATGACATGTTGACGCAAGGACTGGTCGAAGAGGTGGCAGATCTGCGCCGCAGGTATGTGCTCGATGCTGAAATGCCCTCCATGCGTTGCGTGGGTTACCGGCAAGTGTGGGAGTTTCTTGATGGGCACAGCACACGGCGACAGATGATCGACAGGGGTATTGCTGCAACCCGGCAACTCGCCAAACGGCAGATCACCTGGTTGCGTTCTACACCCAACAAGCACGTTATCGATCCGCTGCAAGCAGATTGGCTGCAAAATGTGAAGCCATGGTTAGAGCAGCAAATGGACTCCTTACTGCCCAAGTGA
- the mutL gene encoding DNA mismatch repair endonuclease MutL: MTHRPISLLPDVLISQIAAGEVVDRPASVVKELLENALDAGATEITIRIDGGGIQRICIQDNGKGIPKDELELAVTRHATSKIQSLNELESVLSLGFRGEALASIASVSQFSLSSYPAGQASAYCISNQSGQWQIEPSPASPGTTVDVQSLYFSTPARRKFLKTEQTEFFNCLDVVKRMALANPSVTWLVYRDGKLQSRFQESSWSARVFSILEPMANGASKPIEVQAADMQLHGAVGLPDAARGKGDMQFFYVNGRFVKDKLIAHAVRSAYEDVLHGDKYPSFVLFLNLPPTEVDVNVHPAKTEVRFRNARAVHQWVRQSIQACLAPSRAVVPVSGVGADPAQVDAEYSAVPSSTGSSHAWRSSSSPPGAFGAMPAQAKSAALPFLREELADYIQAYRPLEPSHSPVSRPAQITVQPKVVVGQPNSEPFPNSAQEAVATDTEYLGQAIAQVHGIYILALRPDGMVVVDMHAAHERVLYEQFKNALDSQKTISSQELLVPLLVQIDPRLASEVDNGQHLWEKLGFRLSLISTQEIAVRAVPTMLAGQDFSALLQQWLEDLHQYGVAHVLERQRNEWLAGLACHTAVRANRKLTLPEMNALLRSMESTERSDQCNHGRPTWRHFSLSEMDKWFLRGQ, translated from the coding sequence ATGACACACCGCCCCATTTCCCTGTTGCCCGATGTCCTCATCAGCCAGATCGCCGCAGGCGAGGTGGTTGACCGCCCAGCTTCTGTAGTCAAAGAACTGCTTGAAAATGCCTTAGACGCTGGTGCCACAGAAATCACCATTCGGATTGATGGCGGTGGCATTCAGCGGATCTGTATCCAAGACAATGGCAAGGGCATTCCCAAAGACGAACTGGAATTGGCGGTCACTCGCCACGCCACCTCCAAAATTCAATCGTTGAATGAACTGGAAAGCGTGCTGAGTCTTGGGTTTCGTGGTGAGGCCCTGGCTTCTATCGCCTCCGTCAGCCAGTTCAGTTTGAGCAGCTACCCGGCGGGGCAGGCCAGCGCCTACTGCATCAGCAATCAAAGTGGGCAATGGCAAATAGAACCATCCCCGGCCAGCCCAGGTACAACTGTCGACGTTCAGTCTCTCTATTTCAGCACCCCGGCGCGCCGTAAATTCCTGAAAACCGAGCAAACCGAGTTTTTCAATTGCCTGGATGTGGTGAAACGCATGGCTTTGGCCAACCCCAGTGTCACCTGGCTTGTGTACCGCGACGGAAAACTGCAAAGTCGCTTTCAGGAAAGCAGTTGGAGTGCACGCGTATTCAGCATCCTGGAGCCCATGGCCAACGGTGCGTCCAAACCCATTGAGGTACAGGCAGCAGACATGCAATTGCATGGCGCGGTTGGTTTGCCCGATGCGGCACGCGGTAAAGGCGACATGCAGTTTTTTTACGTCAATGGGCGTTTCGTTAAAGACAAGTTGATTGCCCACGCTGTGCGTTCGGCTTATGAGGATGTTCTGCACGGTGACAAATACCCGTCGTTTGTGTTGTTTTTGAACCTGCCACCTACCGAAGTGGATGTGAATGTTCACCCCGCCAAAACAGAGGTACGTTTTCGAAACGCGCGGGCAGTGCACCAGTGGGTGCGTCAGTCCATACAAGCCTGCCTGGCACCCTCCCGCGCCGTGGTGCCAGTCAGCGGGGTAGGGGCAGATCCAGCCCAAGTTGATGCTGAATATTCCGCTGTTCCTTCTTCAACCGGCAGCAGCCACGCCTGGCGTTCTTCATCCAGCCCCCCTGGGGCGTTTGGTGCCATGCCCGCACAAGCCAAAAGTGCTGCGTTGCCATTTCTGCGGGAGGAGTTGGCCGATTACATTCAGGCTTACCGGCCGTTGGAGCCATCTCATTCGCCCGTTTCCCGGCCAGCGCAAATTACTGTCCAGCCGAAGGTGGTTGTTGGCCAACCCAATAGCGAGCCCTTTCCGAATTCTGCTCAAGAAGCGGTCGCGACAGATACGGAGTACCTGGGGCAAGCCATTGCGCAGGTGCATGGTATTTACATTCTCGCCTTGCGTCCCGATGGCATGGTCGTTGTCGACATGCACGCCGCCCATGAACGGGTGCTGTATGAACAGTTCAAAAATGCACTGGATTCCCAGAAAACAATTTCATCTCAGGAACTGTTGGTGCCACTTCTGGTTCAGATCGACCCTCGATTGGCCAGTGAAGTGGACAACGGGCAACACCTTTGGGAAAAGCTTGGCTTTCGGCTCAGCCTGATATCAACTCAGGAAATTGCCGTGCGTGCAGTGCCTACCATGCTGGCTGGGCAAGACTTCTCGGCCCTGTTGCAACAGTGGCTTGAAGATTTGCATCAGTACGGCGTTGCCCATGTATTGGAGCGCCAGCGCAACGAATGGTTGGCTGGCTTGGCCTGCCACACGGCTGTGCGCGCCAACCGGAAATTGACCCTGCCGGAAATGAATGCCTTGTTGCGGTCCATGGAGAGCACCGAGCGGTCCGACCAATGTAATCACGGCCGACCCACTTGGCGTCACTTCAGTTTGTCTGAAATGGACAAATGGTTTTTGCGTGGCCAATGA